Proteins encoded together in one Myxocyprinus asiaticus isolate MX2 ecotype Aquarium Trade chromosome 21, UBuf_Myxa_2, whole genome shotgun sequence window:
- the LOC127412084 gene encoding AP-5 complex subunit sigma-1-like, with the protein MVLCFLIHTVCPVSTLSAGESRILYSRVFGPETADGRDFTPEQRRLMQKEKLNMVTRQVRSAVALSREASGNLCVEAVLGEEAVALGEAESGVFSLGNAELFPNQSVVLWLGVQSLAFTLVCRPHENLLLAEGTLRNIARHCLEELRLLGPGSEVLLKSDRVDAMLQRLLPHGQLLFLNHRFALSLDKEISSYMSK; encoded by the exons ATGGTGCTGTGTTTCCTAATTCATACGGTGTGTCCGGTGAGCACACTGTCCGCTGGCGAGAGCCGGATACTGTACTCGCGTGTATTCGGACCGGAGACCGCAGATGGCCGTGACTTCACACCGGAGCAGAGACGACTGATGCAGAAAGAGAAACTTAACATGGTAACGAG GCAGGTGCGGAGTGCTGTGGCTCTGAGCAGAGAGGCCTCTGGTAATCTGTGTGTGGAGGCTGTGCTGGGTGAGGAGGCTGTGGCGCTGGGTGAAGCAGAGAGTGGGGTATTTTCTCTGGGCAATGCAGAGCTGTTTCCAAATCAAAGTGTTGTTTTGTGGCTGGGGGTGCAGTCTCTAGCATTCACTCTCGTCTGCAGACCCCACGAGAATCTTCTGCTTGCAGAGGGAACACTTCGCAATATTGCACGTCACTGTTTAGAGGAACTCCGTCTGCTGGGACCTGGTTCTGAG GTGTTGCTGAAAAGTGATCGAGTGGACGCAATGTTGCAGAGACTCCTTCCTCATGGTCAGCTCCTCTTCCTAAACCATCGCTTTGCCCTCAGCTTGGATAAAGAGATATCAAGCTACATGAGCAAATGA